The following are encoded in a window of Vicugna pacos chromosome 2, VicPac4, whole genome shotgun sequence genomic DNA:
- the LOC107034385 gene encoding growth-regulated alpha protein-like — MARTATPAAPRLLRAALLLLLLVAAGRRAAGAPVVAELRCHCLQTVQGIHFKNIQSVKVTPPGPHCGQTEVIATLKNGQEACLNPAAPMVKKIISKMLNKSSTN; from the exons ATGGCCCGCACCGCGACCCCCGCCGCCCCCCGGCTCCTCCGCGCCgcgctgctgctcctgctcctggTGGCCGCCGGCCGGCGCGCAGCAG GGGCGCCCGTGGTTGCCGAACTGCGCTGCCACTGCTTGCAGACTGTGCAGGGAATTCACTTCAAGAACATCCAGAGCGTGAAGGTGACACCCCCGGGACCTCACTGTGGCCAAACGGAAGTCAT AGCCACTCTCAAGAATGGCCAGGAAGCTTGTCTCAACCCCGCAGCCCCCATGGTTAAGAAAATCATCAGTAAGATGCTAAATAA GAGCAGCACCAACTGA
- the LOC116285036 gene encoding growth-regulated protein homolog encodes MARTATPAAPRLLRAALLLLLLVAAGRRAAGAPVVTELRCHCLQTVQGIHFKNIQSLAVTPPGPHCGQTEVIATLKNGQEVCLNPEAPLVKKIVDKMLNKGSTN; translated from the exons ATGGCCCGCACCGCGACCCCCGCCGCCCCCCGGCTCCTCCGCGCCgcgctgctgctcctgctcctggTGGCCGCCGGCCGGCGCGCAGCAG GGGCGCCCGTGGTCACCGAACTGCGCTGCCACTGCTTGCAGACTGTGCAGGGAATTCACTTCAAGAACATCCAGAGCTTGGCGGTGACGCCCCCGGGACCCCACTGTGGCCAAACGGAAGTCAT AGCCACTCTCAAGAATGGCCAGGAAGTTTGTCTCAACCCCGAAGCCCCCTTGGTTAAGAAAATAGTCGACAAGATGCTAAACAA GGGCAGCACCAACTGA